Proteins encoded within one genomic window of Chelatococcus sp. HY11:
- the uxuA gene encoding mannonate dehydratase — MEQSWRWFGPGDVVPLHAIRQAGASGVVTALHQIPYGEIWSVEGIEARKAEIGADASLGLHWNVVESLPIHERIKLGEGDLTSLFDNYRQSMRNLAACGVRTICYNFMPVVDWTRTELAHALPGGGRALRFNAHEYAAFDCFMLARPGAEADHSEDVLARARSWFATASDQDKATLLASIMAGLPGAFDRYDIPALRKMLDRYKGIDVDGLRTNLARFLREVIPLAEELGIRMAIHPDDPPRPLMGLPRIVSSAEDLAFITEVVDADVNGITFCTGSLGAGVHNDVTGMARRFASRIHFVHLRNVAKEPDGSFMEADHLGGDTDMVAVIEALLVEQKRRLDSGDQRWRLPFRPDHGHELLDDVGKGSFPGYSAVGRLKGLAELRGVMTAISTLKSLPI, encoded by the coding sequence ATGGAACAAAGCTGGCGTTGGTTCGGACCGGGTGATGTCGTTCCCCTGCATGCCATCCGCCAAGCGGGCGCGAGCGGCGTCGTGACGGCGCTGCATCAGATCCCCTATGGCGAAATATGGAGCGTCGAGGGGATCGAGGCGCGTAAGGCGGAAATCGGGGCGGACGCTTCGCTCGGCCTGCACTGGAACGTGGTCGAGAGCCTGCCGATCCATGAGCGTATCAAGCTCGGGGAGGGGGATCTCACGTCCCTGTTCGACAACTACCGCCAGTCCATGCGCAATCTCGCGGCCTGCGGCGTCAGGACGATCTGCTACAATTTCATGCCGGTGGTGGACTGGACACGCACCGAGCTCGCGCATGCCCTGCCAGGCGGTGGACGGGCGCTGCGCTTCAACGCCCATGAATACGCGGCTTTCGATTGTTTCATGCTCGCGCGCCCTGGGGCGGAAGCCGACCATTCCGAGGACGTGCTCGCCCGCGCGCGCAGCTGGTTCGCCACGGCCAGCGACCAGGACAAGGCGACGCTGCTCGCGAGCATCATGGCAGGCCTGCCCGGAGCCTTCGACCGCTACGACATTCCCGCGCTCCGCAAGATGCTTGACCGATATAAGGGCATCGATGTCGATGGCCTCCGGACCAATCTCGCCCGCTTCCTGCGTGAGGTGATACCCCTGGCCGAGGAACTTGGCATCCGCATGGCGATCCACCCGGATGATCCGCCGCGCCCGTTGATGGGCCTGCCGCGCATCGTCTCCAGCGCCGAGGATCTCGCCTTCATCACCGAGGTTGTCGACGCCGACGTCAACGGCATCACATTCTGCACCGGTTCGCTCGGCGCCGGCGTGCACAACGATGTGACGGGAATGGCACGGCGGTTCGCCAGCCGGATCCACTTCGTGCATCTGCGCAACGTCGCCAAGGAGCCGGATGGGTCTTTCATGGAGGCGGATCACCTCGGCGGGGACACCGACATGGTCGCCGTCATTGAAGCGTTGCTCGTCGAGCAGAAGCGACGCCTGGATAGCGGTGACCAGCGTTGGCGACTGCCGTTCCGCCCGGACCACGGCCACGAATTGCTCGACGATGTCGGCAAGGGCAGCTTCCCCGGCTATTCCGCGGTAGGCCGGCTCAAGGGGCTGGCCGAGTTGCGCGGCGTCATGACGGCGATCTCGACACTGAAGTCGCTTCCCATCTGA
- a CDS encoding carbohydrate ABC transporter permease translates to MRRLLARSAFTLIVSGILIVALFPFYYALVSSFRTGTELFIPRLWPERFDLTNYAQIFTQQAFGLNILNSMLVAIVVVAVSLFLGMTAAYALARMRFRGRGPMLFLILAVSMFPQIAVLSGMFELVRALGLYDRLPGLMLANLVLTLPFTVWILTTFMRELPKELEEAAIADGATPWQTARLVFLPLMLPAMVPTGLLAFILAWNEFLFAFTLTLSSESRTVPVAIALLSGGSRQELPWGPIMAASVVVTLPLIVLVLIFQRKIVAGLTAGAVKG, encoded by the coding sequence GTGAGGCGGCTGCTGGCGAGGAGCGCCTTCACGCTGATCGTCTCCGGCATTTTGATCGTGGCGTTGTTTCCCTTCTACTACGCCCTGGTCTCGTCGTTTCGCACCGGCACGGAGCTCTTCATCCCCAGGCTTTGGCCGGAGCGCTTCGACCTGACGAACTACGCGCAGATCTTCACGCAGCAAGCCTTCGGATTGAATATCCTGAACTCGATGCTGGTGGCGATCGTCGTCGTGGCCGTGTCGCTCTTTCTCGGCATGACGGCGGCTTATGCGCTGGCGCGGATGCGCTTCCGCGGTCGCGGCCCCATGCTCTTTCTCATCCTCGCCGTCTCGATGTTTCCGCAGATTGCCGTGCTCTCGGGCATGTTTGAACTGGTGCGCGCGCTCGGCCTCTATGACCGGCTGCCCGGGCTCATGCTCGCCAATCTCGTACTGACACTGCCATTCACGGTCTGGATCCTGACCACCTTCATGCGCGAGCTGCCGAAAGAGCTGGAGGAAGCGGCGATCGCCGACGGCGCCACGCCCTGGCAGACGGCGCGCCTCGTCTTTCTGCCGCTCATGCTGCCGGCGATGGTGCCGACCGGCCTGCTCGCCTTCATCCTCGCATGGAACGAGTTTCTGTTCGCCTTCACGCTGACTTTGTCGTCGGAAAGCCGAACGGTGCCGGTCGCCATCGCGCTGCTGAGCGGCGGAAGCCGGCAGGAGCTGCCATGGGGGCCCATCATGGCCGCGTCAGTGGTGGTGACGCTGCCGCTCATCGTCCTGGTGCTGATCTTCCAGCGCAAGATCGTGGCCGGCCTCACCGCCGGCGCCGTGAAGGGCTAG
- a CDS encoding sugar ABC transporter permease: MGLTSMASASADPGRARVRTAWMFLAPTLIALAVVAGWPLARTIWFSFTDARLDDLTRYGFVGLDNYLAFDDGEWFGVLAEPDWWNAVSVTLWFTVVSVSLEVVFGLAVALALNVRFPLRGVVRAAILVPWAIPTVVSAKMWAWMLNDQFGVINYVLMGFGVITTPVAWTASADTALWAVLIVDVWKSTPFMALLFLAALQMLPQDCYEAAKVDGVGPVRALIHITLPLLRPAIITAVIFRALDALRIFDLIYVLTSNARSTMSMSIYARQQLVDFQDVGYGSAASTLLFLIIAMITISVIALGRLDFDKGATR; the protein is encoded by the coding sequence ATGGGGCTGACATCGATGGCCTCGGCATCGGCGGATCCCGGGCGAGCGCGCGTCCGAACCGCGTGGATGTTCCTGGCGCCGACGCTGATCGCGCTCGCCGTCGTGGCGGGCTGGCCGCTGGCGCGCACCATCTGGTTCAGCTTCACGGACGCCCGGCTCGACGACCTCACCCGCTATGGCTTCGTTGGGCTCGACAACTATCTGGCCTTCGACGACGGTGAATGGTTCGGCGTGCTCGCCGAGCCGGACTGGTGGAACGCCGTCTCGGTCACACTCTGGTTCACGGTCGTCTCCGTGAGCCTCGAGGTGGTGTTCGGGCTCGCCGTCGCCCTTGCCTTGAACGTGCGCTTTCCCCTGCGTGGTGTGGTCCGCGCCGCCATCCTCGTGCCCTGGGCCATCCCGACCGTCGTTTCCGCCAAGATGTGGGCCTGGATGCTGAACGACCAGTTCGGGGTGATCAACTACGTGCTCATGGGCTTTGGCGTCATCACCACGCCCGTCGCCTGGACGGCGAGCGCCGACACGGCGCTATGGGCCGTACTCATCGTGGATGTGTGGAAATCCACGCCCTTCATGGCCCTGCTCTTTCTCGCCGCGCTGCAGATGTTGCCGCAGGATTGCTATGAGGCGGCCAAGGTCGATGGCGTGGGGCCGGTCCGCGCGCTCATCCACATCACCCTGCCACTGTTGCGTCCCGCGATCATCACCGCTGTCATCTTCCGCGCGCTCGATGCGCTGCGCATCTTCGACCTGATCTATGTGCTCACCTCGAACGCCCGCAGCACCATGTCGATGTCGATCTACGCGCGCCAGCAGCTCGTCGATTTCCAGGACGTCGGCTATGGCTCGGCAGCCTCGACGCTGCTCTTCCTGATCATCGCCATGATCACGATCTCGGTCATCGCGCTAGGACGGCTCGACTTCGACAAGGGGGCCACACGATGA
- a CDS encoding ABC transporter substrate-binding protein, with protein sequence MEWKRLPLCFALFAGLAFGTTTHGEATDIAISCGAVGQELELCRTGAEAWAKTTGNTVKVVSSPNSATERLALYQQLLAGGASDIDVFQLDVVWPGILASHFIDLKPYSKGQEAEHFKSIIDNNTVDGKLIAMPLFTDAGVLYYRKDLLDKHGIKVPETWEDMTKAAETVQKAERDAGNSSLWGFVFQGRAYEGLTVNALEWIDSFGGGTIVDAEGAITVNNPKAQAALALTQQWVKRIAPEGVLNYAEEEARGVFQSGNAVFMRNWPYAWALANGQDSPVRGKVGVTALPRGGDGGKHSGVLGGWNLAVSRYSKHQKEAADLAMFLTGREEQKRRAVIASYNPTMPTLYEDAEVLKANPFFKTLYSTFTNAVARPSRVTGQNYNRVSYAFWGAVHEVLSGQSEASPALARLESELKRMSRRGW encoded by the coding sequence ATGGAGTGGAAGCGACTTCCATTGTGCTTCGCCCTGTTTGCAGGTCTCGCCTTCGGGACGACCACGCATGGTGAGGCCACCGATATCGCCATTTCCTGCGGCGCGGTCGGCCAGGAGCTCGAACTCTGCCGCACGGGAGCCGAGGCCTGGGCAAAGACAACCGGCAATACGGTGAAGGTGGTCTCCTCACCCAATTCCGCGACCGAGCGGCTGGCGCTTTACCAGCAGCTTCTCGCCGGTGGCGCCTCCGATATCGACGTGTTCCAGCTCGATGTCGTCTGGCCGGGCATTCTCGCGAGCCATTTCATCGACCTCAAGCCCTACAGCAAGGGCCAGGAGGCCGAACATTTCAAGTCGATCATCGACAACAACACCGTCGACGGCAAGCTGATCGCAATGCCGCTCTTCACTGATGCCGGCGTACTCTACTACCGCAAGGATCTTCTCGACAAGCACGGCATCAAGGTGCCCGAGACATGGGAGGACATGACAAAGGCCGCCGAGACGGTCCAGAAGGCGGAGCGTGATGCGGGCAACAGCTCGCTCTGGGGCTTCGTGTTTCAGGGGCGCGCCTATGAGGGCCTCACCGTCAACGCCCTCGAATGGATCGACAGTTTCGGCGGCGGCACGATCGTCGATGCCGAGGGCGCCATCACGGTCAACAATCCCAAGGCCCAGGCAGCCCTGGCGCTGACCCAGCAATGGGTCAAGAGGATCGCGCCCGAGGGCGTGCTCAATTATGCAGAAGAGGAAGCACGCGGAGTCTTCCAGTCCGGCAACGCCGTCTTCATGCGTAACTGGCCCTACGCCTGGGCGCTCGCCAATGGCCAGGACAGCCCGGTGCGCGGCAAGGTCGGCGTGACGGCCCTGCCCCGTGGGGGTGATGGCGGCAAGCACTCGGGCGTGCTTGGCGGCTGGAACCTGGCTGTCTCCCGCTATTCCAAGCACCAGAAGGAAGCCGCCGACCTCGCCATGTTCCTGACCGGCCGGGAGGAGCAGAAGCGACGGGCGGTCATTGCCTCCTACAATCCAACGATGCCCACGCTCTATGAGGATGCGGAGGTTCTCAAGGCCAACCCATTCTTCAAGACCTTGTATTCCACGTTCACGAACGCGGTGGCGCGTCCATCACGCGTGACGGGACAGAACTACAATCGGGTCTCCTACGCATTCTGGGGTGCCGTGCATGAGGTGCTGTCCGGCCAATCCGAAGCGAGCCCCGCCTTGGCGCGCCTTGAGAGCGAGCTGAAGCGCATGAGCCGGCGCGGCTGGTAG
- the ggpS gene encoding glucosylglycerol-phosphate synthase yields the protein MSQSNLVIVYHRQPYEEMVENGKTIYREHASPNGIVPTLKSFFSTVDHASWVAWKQIDPSRRKKFDRVVDISDSYGTYTVSRLPLTAQQVKSFYHVTSKEALWPILHSFPEKYNYDPVDWATFREVNRLFAEAAVEEAAEGATVWVHDYNLWLVPLYVRQMRPDLRLAFFHHTPFPAPSMFNILPWREEIIDSLLACDLIGFHIPRYAASFVSTTRSLKDVEILEETPVEESLTPCGAALSEPVMPTRLRHGGREIRIDAFPVGANASYIRELCQREVTRQREEAIRKDLDGKRFIISVGRTDYTKGTRDMLLAFERLLERRPELLGTLQLLVTSVSSNPGMGVYRNVQREIEQIAGRINGRFATLSWQPLLLSTRALPFEELVAYYRCADVCWITPLRDGLNLVAKEYVAARRGMGGALVLSEFTGAAVELSSAVLTNPYSTRAMDAAIDSALDMSEDEQRRRMDAMWKSVEKYDSTNWARHIVSRFELPRHANDAHAVAAE from the coding sequence ATGAGCCAATCCAATCTCGTCATCGTCTATCATCGCCAGCCCTACGAGGAGATGGTGGAGAACGGCAAGACGATCTACCGTGAGCATGCCAGCCCGAACGGTATCGTGCCGACCTTGAAAAGTTTTTTCAGCACGGTCGACCATGCTTCCTGGGTCGCCTGGAAGCAGATCGATCCATCGCGGAGGAAAAAATTCGACCGTGTTGTCGATATATCCGATTCCTATGGGACCTATACCGTCTCGCGCCTGCCCTTGACGGCGCAGCAGGTCAAGAGCTTCTATCACGTCACGTCGAAGGAAGCGCTCTGGCCCATTCTTCACTCGTTCCCCGAGAAATATAACTACGACCCGGTGGACTGGGCGACCTTTCGTGAAGTGAACCGACTATTCGCGGAGGCCGCGGTCGAGGAAGCGGCCGAAGGTGCGACGGTATGGGTGCATGACTACAATCTGTGGCTCGTGCCGCTCTATGTCCGGCAGATGCGGCCGGACCTGCGCCTCGCCTTCTTTCACCACACGCCTTTCCCGGCACCCAGCATGTTCAACATCCTGCCGTGGCGTGAGGAGATCATCGATAGCCTGCTCGCCTGCGATCTCATCGGCTTTCACATTCCCCGCTATGCGGCGAGCTTTGTTTCCACGACACGCAGCCTCAAGGATGTCGAGATCCTGGAGGAGACGCCGGTCGAGGAGAGCCTGACACCGTGCGGCGCGGCCTTGTCCGAGCCGGTGATGCCGACACGCCTGCGGCACGGCGGCCGTGAGATCCGGATCGATGCCTTTCCCGTGGGTGCCAACGCCTCGTATATTCGCGAGCTCTGCCAACGGGAGGTCACGCGACAGCGCGAGGAGGCCATTCGGAAGGACCTCGACGGCAAGCGTTTCATCATATCCGTGGGTCGCACCGACTACACGAAGGGCACGCGGGATATGCTGCTCGCTTTCGAGCGACTGCTGGAACGGCGGCCGGAGCTTCTGGGTACTCTCCAGCTCCTTGTCACCTCCGTCTCGTCCAACCCCGGCATGGGTGTCTATCGCAACGTGCAGCGCGAGATCGAGCAGATCGCGGGTCGCATCAACGGCCGTTTCGCGACGCTCTCCTGGCAGCCGCTCCTGCTGTCCACGCGCGCCCTGCCCTTCGAGGAGCTCGTCGCGTATTACCGTTGCGCTGATGTGTGCTGGATTACGCCGCTACGCGACGGTCTCAATCTCGTGGCCAAGGAATATGTCGCGGCGAGACGAGGGATGGGGGGCGCCCTCGTCCTGTCCGAGTTCACCGGCGCGGCGGTGGAGCTCTCCAGCGCGGTTCTCACCAATCCCTATTCGACCCGCGCCATGGATGCGGCCATCGATTCCGCGCTCGACATGTCCGAGGACGAGCAGAGACGGCGGATGGATGCCATGTGGAAGAGCGTCGAGAAATATGACTCGACCAATTGGGCAAGACATATCGTGAGCCGTTTCGAATTGCCCCGTCACGCCAACGACGCTCACGCCGTGGCCGCGGAATAG
- a CDS encoding HAD family hydrolase has translation MQDNLERRRLVLATDLDGTFLGGSVEIRELLYSWIKSNRSDITLIFVTGRDLPFVRALVRDTSVPQPDFVIGDVGTTIAGGPTIKPIEELERPIASLWGNSGARVMALLAEEPGLQLQDTAFRYRLSYFYDPQTLSPDAAEKVRAAGLDCLLSADTFFDVLPPGVSKGPTLVRLIEHLRLDPGDVLVAGDTLNDLSLFETGYAGVAVGNSEPALRAGIADLATVHFSKEAGAGGILDAIARRTRSGGTAP, from the coding sequence ATGCAGGACAATCTGGAAAGACGCCGCCTGGTTCTGGCAACGGACCTTGACGGCACGTTTCTTGGCGGATCAGTGGAAATTCGGGAACTGCTCTATAGTTGGATCAAGAGCAACAGATCGGACATCACACTCATCTTCGTGACCGGTCGGGATTTGCCTTTCGTGCGTGCACTTGTGCGTGACACATCCGTTCCCCAACCGGATTTCGTCATCGGCGATGTCGGCACGACAATCGCGGGCGGCCCGACTATCAAGCCGATCGAGGAATTGGAACGGCCGATCGCCAGCCTCTGGGGCAACAGCGGCGCGCGCGTCATGGCACTCCTCGCGGAGGAGCCGGGCCTGCAGCTTCAGGACACTGCCTTCCGTTACAGGCTCAGCTACTTCTACGATCCGCAGACCCTTTCACCGGATGCCGCCGAGAAGGTGCGCGCGGCGGGCCTCGATTGCCTCCTGTCCGCCGATACTTTCTTCGATGTGCTGCCGCCCGGTGTCTCCAAGGGGCCGACGCTCGTTCGTCTCATCGAGCATCTGCGGCTTGATCCAGGTGATGTCCTCGTCGCCGGTGACACGCTGAATGACCTGTCGCTGTTCGAGACTGGCTACGCCGGAGTAGCTGTCGGCAATTCCGAGCCGGCCCTGCGCGCCGGCATCGCCGATCTCGCCACCGTCCATTTCAGCAAGGAGGCCGGCGCCGGCGGCATTCTCGATGCGATCGCGCGCCGGACGCGTAGCGGGGGGACCGCACCATGA
- a CDS encoding NAD(P)H-dependent glycerol-3-phosphate dehydrogenase, producing the protein MTRDSKINIVDFANFSRTHVAVIGGGAWGTALAMTSERAGRSVSLWIREAEVAAVTAETRENAVFLPGCSLPASISVTADLATAARDVSIALLVVPSQHIRAVAARLRGVLPDQATVVICSKGVEQRTGALLSTVVAEELPDHPLAVLSGPTFAAEVAAGMPTAVTIASADAALNPSRSQAARVARALGTRTFRPYVSDDVIGVEVSGAVKNVIALASGMATGLGFGANTRAALISRGLNEIQKLGAALGGRRDTVTGLSGVGDLTLTCSSEQSRNMRFGMALAAGRSPADVFEGRPVVVEGVDNAVSVTDLARGLGVDMPICEAVRAVVVDGRPIPDMMDALLRRPFKGEPTDLGLSIPHDVSGIIVKHIAGA; encoded by the coding sequence ATGACTCGGGATAGCAAGATTAATATTGTAGATTTTGCAAATTTTTCTCGCACTCATGTTGCGGTTATTGGTGGAGGCGCCTGGGGAACGGCGCTCGCCATGACATCAGAACGCGCGGGGCGGTCGGTTTCACTCTGGATACGCGAGGCTGAAGTTGCCGCCGTGACCGCCGAAACGCGTGAGAACGCGGTCTTTCTGCCAGGCTGTTCCCTGCCCGCTTCGATCAGCGTGACGGCCGACCTAGCCACTGCCGCGCGGGACGTCAGTATCGCGCTCCTCGTCGTTCCATCGCAGCATATTCGTGCTGTTGCCGCGCGTCTGCGCGGCGTATTGCCCGACCAGGCCACAGTCGTCATCTGCTCCAAGGGCGTCGAGCAAAGGACCGGCGCGTTGTTGTCGACAGTGGTCGCGGAGGAGCTTCCAGATCATCCCCTCGCCGTGCTCTCGGGTCCCACATTCGCCGCTGAGGTCGCCGCGGGCATGCCGACGGCAGTGACGATCGCATCAGCTGATGCGGCCTTGAACCCGTCGCGTTCCCAGGCTGCCCGGGTGGCGCGCGCGCTTGGCACACGCACGTTCCGGCCCTATGTGTCCGATGATGTCATCGGGGTCGAGGTCAGCGGCGCGGTCAAAAATGTCATCGCCCTCGCCAGCGGCATGGCGACCGGATTGGGGTTCGGAGCCAATACGCGAGCGGCCCTGATCAGCCGTGGCCTCAATGAAATCCAGAAACTTGGCGCTGCGCTCGGTGGCCGCCGGGATACCGTCACCGGCCTGTCGGGCGTGGGCGACCTCACGCTGACCTGCTCAAGCGAGCAGTCCCGCAATATGCGTTTCGGCATGGCACTGGCGGCCGGTCGCTCTCCGGCCGATGTCTTCGAAGGCCGTCCCGTGGTCGTCGAGGGCGTGGACAATGCCGTGTCCGTCACCGATCTGGCGCGCGGGCTCGGCGTCGATATGCCGATCTGCGAGGCCGTTCGCGCCGTCGTCGTTGATGGCCGTCCGATCCCGGACATGATGGACGCATTGCTGCGGCGGCCCTTCAAGGGCGAGCCGACGGATCTCGGCCTATCCATTCCCCATGATGTGAGCGGCATCATAGTCAAGCACATCGCCGGAGCCTGA